One region of Oryza glaberrima chromosome 7, OglaRS2, whole genome shotgun sequence genomic DNA includes:
- the LOC127779321 gene encoding disease resistance protein Pik-2-like, with amino-acid sequence MESAAASHAGGLVARLGQLVTAEFRLLSGVRGEVDRLKDEVAIMNAVLRRLSEVEEGAVDHFVREWMNQVRELAYDAEDCIDLFLLRVSHAPPRAGALRHGWRRLVTIGPRHRLAGDIRKLLARALAISERRVRYDIDGQALPRSVWFVPASTTVPSTAHALRPSKLVGIDDQVQHLSDLVKSERLTCDNQPDVGLKVFCIVGFAGLGKTTLAMEVCRSLEEEFACQAMVPVSQVFDAGKDLGRLLKQIIKKVVRVTSGRGLQEEQELRNIDEDDVDELAMMLGDCLDGKRYLIVIDDVWSISAWEAILSRLPDNKCNSRIIVTTRIEHVARACSSASLEEEYYIHRVKPLQFEDAKKLFINAVFGPQQDCPEHLKDIIHKILTRCSGLPLAIVCIGRLLAGYRSPEGAVEMWTRVCNSTGSLMENNPTLDGMRHIITLSYNHLPHHLRACMMYLSLFPEDYVVDKRRLLYRWIAEGLVSEQRGLTPMEVAESYFAELVNRHMIQPSCTETLGTLMGCRVHDMMLDIIVCKALESNFVSFVGGQCRDPSYGSVRRLAIQSDDLGSSIENTNLRHVRSLTTFRPQGHRKLLDRLAEFTLLRVLDLQDCKDLQNKHMKHVCQLFLLRFLSLNGTDITKLPSQINKLQHLQALWLIGTLLIKVPESLVDLEKLEHLGFKNKHDRTILLRLPRHIRKMKALQSLYRFEFREDDAQLAEEIGDLVQLRVLNVVLNCSNCSEAKVLTELAKSMGRCSQNLCKLFLEDMHFNANNMNFLLELPSPPKFLRVLYIGGTIDRTPDWVQSLTQLVEIVFWWTNLPSDEIYGVLYKLPNLSKIILGKRCCSEDKLVASGAFKFPQLKELILGPNDGKPRVFGFEEGAMPKLETLEMNFHKEDMILDGVQHLTSLKEVRLRGWKHNSALHRAVDQLKAHSMSRHRVHAVATSESLSYGMNWM; translated from the exons ATGGAgagtgcggcggcgagccacgCAGGTGGCCTTGTGGCGAGGCTTGGGCAGCTGGTGACAGCGGAATTCCGGCTGCTCAGCGGCGTCCGCGGCGAGGTCGATCGTCTGAAGGACGAGGTGGCCATCATGAACGCCGTCCTCCGCAGGCTCTccgaggtggaggagggtgCCGTGGACCACTTCGTCCGGGAGTGGATGAATCAGGTGCGCGAGCTCGCCTACGACGCCGAGGACTGCATCGACCTCTTCCTGCTCCGCGTCAGCCacgccccgccgcgcgccggagCGCTCCGCCACGGCTGGCGCCGGCTCGTCACGATTGGCCCCCggcaccgcctcgccggcgacatcCGGAAGCTTCTCGCCCGTGCCCTCGCCATCAGCGAGCGCCGCGTTCGTTACGATATCGACGGCCAGGCACTGCCCCGCTCCGTGTGGTTCGTCCCAGCTTCGACGACGGTGCCCTCCACCGCGCATGCGCTCCGCCCTAGCAAACTGGTGGGCATCGACGACCAGGTGCAGCATTTGTCCGATCTGGTGAAGTCGGAGAGGCTGACGTGTGACAATCAGCCCGACGTGGGTCTCAAGGTGTTCTGCATCGTGGGGTTCGCGGGGCTCGGGAAGACGACGCTTGCCATGGAGGTTTGCAGGAGCCTGGAGGAGGAGTTTGCCTGCCAGGCAATGGTGCCGGTGTCTCAGGTGTTCGACGCCGGCAAGGACCTCGGCAGACTGCTCAAGCAGATTATTAAGAAGGTCGTGAGGGTTACAAGCGGAAGGGGGCTGCAAGAAGAGCAGGAATTGCGTAACATCGACGAAGATGACGTGGACGAGCTAGCGATGATGCTCGGAGATTGTCTCGATGGCAAGAG GTACCTCATTGTGATTGACGATGTATGGTCCATATCAGCTTGGGAAGCGATACTGTCAAGACTGCCAGATAACAAGTGCAACAGTAGAATCATTGTGACCACTCGGATAGAGCATGTTGCCAGGGCCTGCAGCTCAGCCAGCCTTGAGGAAGAGTACTACATTCATCGAGTTAAGCCGCTCCAATTCGAAGATGCCAAGAAATTGTTCATCAATGCAGTATTTGGCCCTCAACAAGATTGCCCAGAACATCTGAAAGATATAATACACAAGATATTAACAAGATGCAGTGGGCTACCGTTGGCTATTGTCTGCATTGGCAGGCTTTTGGCAGGCTACAGATCACCGGAGGGCGCCGTAGAGATGTGGACGAGAGTTTGCAACTCAACTGGCTCTCTGATGGAGAACAATCCCACACTGGACGGCATGAGACATATAATAACACTGAGCTACAACCACCTGCCTCATCATCTCAGGGCTTGCATGATGTATCTCAGTCTCTTCCCAGAGGATTATGTTGTTGACAAGCGTAGGTTGTTGTACAGATGGATTGCCGAAGGCTTAGTTTCCGAGCAACGAGGGCTGACACCCATGGAGGTTGCAGAATCTTACTTTGCCGAGCTGGTGAACAGGCACATGATTCAGCCATCCTGCACTGAAACCTTGGGCACGTTGATGGGATGTAGAGTACACGACATGATGTTGGATATTATTGTGTGCAAGGCCTTAGAGTCCAACTTTGTCAGCTTCGTAGGAGGCCAATGCCGAGATCCATCATATGGTAGTGTTCGTCGTCTGGCCATCCAGAGCGATGACCTAGGGTCCAGCATTGAGAACACAAACTTGAGGCACGTCAGGTCATTGACCACTTTTCGCCCCCAAGGTCATCGAAAGCTCCTAGATCGTCTTGCTGAATTCACTTTACTGAGGGTGCTCGACCTACAGGACTGTAAGGActtgcagaacaaacatatgaAGCATGTTTGCCAGCTATTTCTACTCAGATTCTTGTCCTTGAATGGAACAGATATCACAAAATTGCCTAGCCAGATAAATAAGCTGCAACATTTGCAGGCACTTTGGTTAATAGGCACGCTGCTTATCAAGGTCCCAGAATCCTTGGTCGATCTAGAGAAACTTGAGCACCTTGGATTCAAAAACAAGCATGATCGGACAATACTCCTGAGGCTACCCCGCCACATTAGGAAAATGAAGGCGCTACAGTCATTATATAGGTTCGAATTCCGTGAGGACGATGCTCAGCTTGCCGAGGAGATCGGTGATCTTGTACAATTACGAGTTCTCAATGTAGTCCTCAACTGCTCCAATTGCTCCGAAGCAAAGGTTCTCACCGAGCTTGCCAAATCAATGGGAAGGTGCTCCCAGAACCTCTGTAAGTTGTTTCTTGAAGACATGCATTTCAACGCAAATAACATGAATTTTCTCCTCGAGCTCCCCTCGCCACCAAAGTTCCTCCGGGTACTCTACATCGGTGGTACCATCGATAGAACTCCAGACTGGGTGCAGTCACTTACTCAACTTGTTGAGATTGTGTTTTGGTGGACAAACCTTCCTAGTGACGAGATATATGGTGTCCTGTACAAGCTGCCTAACCTGTCAAAGATCATCTTGGGCAAGAGATGCTGCAGCGAAGACAAGCTAGTGGCTAGCGGCGCCTTCAAGTTCCCGCAGCTCAAAGAGTTGATCTTAGGTCCTAATGACGGTAAGCCACGAGTTTTCGGATTTGAGGAAGGAGCCATGCCAAAGCTCGAGACCCTGGAAATGAATTTCCATAAGGAGGATATGATTCTTGATGGTGTCCAACACCTTACGAGCCTCAAGGAGGTGCGGCTCCGTGGTTGGAAGCATAACAGTGCACTGCATAGGGCAGTGGACCAGCTGAAGGCTCATAGCATGAGTCGCCATAG AGTTCACGCCGTAGCGACTAGCGAGTCCTTGTCGTACGGCATGAACTGGATGTGA